The Vigna unguiculata cultivar IT97K-499-35 unplaced genomic scaffold, ASM411807v1 contig_122, whole genome shotgun sequence genome has a window encoding:
- the LOC114171149 gene encoding sporozoite surface protein 2-like, with protein MTGTGQASPMTRTDQAGNKIRTSQTGLKTLTGLAGPKIRTCQEGPRPKRARRARTPKRVRQARRPELARHAEDLNGSSRPEDLNRPGGPEDSNWPGRPEDPNGSSGPEDRNGPSGPSDQNQSGKPNDQNRSGGPEDPNVPNGPKELNGRNGVEEQNGLGGPDDPNGHARPDYPNEHSGPEDSDGLGWKWKEPNGL; from the coding sequence ATGACCGGAACGGGCCAagcgagcccgatgacccgaacggatCAAGCGGGCAATAAGATCCGAACGAGCCAGACGGGCCTAAAAACCCTAACAGGCTTGGCGGGCCCGAAGATCCGAACGTGCCAGGAGGGCCCAAGACCCAAACGGGCCAGGCGGGCCCGAACACCTAAACGGGTCAggcaggcccgaagacccgaactggCCAGGCACGCCGAAGATCTGAACGGGTCAAGCAGGCCCGAAGACCTGAACAGgccaggcgggcccgaagactcgAACTGGCCAGGTAGGCCCGAAGATCCAAATGGGTcaagcgggcccgaagaccgGAACGGGCCAAGCGGACCCAGTGACCAAAACCAGTCAGGCAAACCTAATGACCAAAACAGGTCAGGTGGGCCTGAAGACCCGAACGTGCCAAATGGGCCCAAAGAACTGAACGGGCGAAACGGGGTCGAAGAACAAAATGGGCTAGGTGGgcctgatgacccgaacgggcacgCCAGGCCCGATTACCCAAACGAGCACAGCGGGCCCGAAGACTCAGATGGATTAGGATGGAAGTGGAAAGAACCAAAtggattatga